The genome window GCGACGTCTCCGACGCGGACGATCCGGCCTTCTTCGCCCGTCTTGACCACGATGTCGTTGAACTGCTCGGGCTCAAGCAGCCGCCCCAGCGTCTTCACCGTGAGCTGATATTCCCCCGTGGTCGATTGCGGCGCCTGACCGATCACGCCCGAAGCCGCCTGGATGTTCTGGTTCTGGATCGCGCGGATGACGTCGGACGGGATCAGCGAGAGGTGCGAGAGCCGCTCCGGGTCGAGCCAGATCCGCATGCTGTATTCACGCAGGCCCGGCATGTTGATCGAGCCCACGCCCTCGACCCGCGCCAGGGCGTCGCGCACCTGGATGACGGCGTAGTTGCTCAGGTAGAGCTGATCGAACCGGTTGTCGGGCGAGACCAGGTGGATGACCATCAGGATGTCCGGAGACGACTTGATCGTCGTGACGCCCTGGCGGCGGACCTCTTCAGGCAGGCGCGGCTCGGCGGTCGACACTCGGTTCTGGACGAGCACCTGGGCGTTGTCGAGGTCGGTCCCCAGCTTGAAGGTGACGGTCAGCTCCATCTGGCCGTCGACCGTGCACTGCGAGGACATGTAGAGCATGTCCTCCACGCCGTTGACCTCCTGCTCGATGGGCGTGGCGACGGTCTCGGCGATGACCTCCGGAGAGGCCCCCGGATAGCTCGCCCGGACGATGACCGTCGGCGGGACGACGTCCGGATACTGGGCCGCCGGCAGCGTCAGGTAGGAGATCGCCCCGAAGATCGTGATGACCAACGAGACGACCGCAGCGAATATCGGCCGGTCGATGAAGAAGTGGGCGATCCTCACGGCATTCCTCCCGCCGACGGCGCGGCCGGTTCGCGAAGTCCCAGATCAGCGACGCGCCCCGAGGCGGCGTCGGCTCGTCCCGTTTGCAGATGTGTGTAGGAAGGAGGTCGGCGGTCCTGCGAGAGAGGCCGGACCTCGTCGGGGAGGCCGTCGTCCAGGGCGACCGTCTCCTCACGCGTCGCCTCCACGACGACGCCCGGCCGGACCCGCTGCAGCCCCCGCAGGACGATCGACTCATCGCCCTGGAGCCCCTCGCGGACGATCCGGAGCCCCCGAGCCTTCCGGCCGACCTCGACCTTCCGGCGCTCGATCTTCGACCCCTCGCCGACGACCATGACGTACTTCTCGGACTGGTCGGAGCCGACCGCGGAGTCGGGGACGAGCACCGCGTCGTATCGGCCGCTCCCCGGGATCCTGACCCGGGCGAACAGCCCCGGCGTCAGCGTGAGGTCCGGGTTGGGCAGGATGGCCCGACCGCGCATGGTGGCCGTGCCGCGGTCCATCCGGTTGTCCAGGAAGTCGAGGCTCCCCTGGTGCGGGTAGCCGTTGGTCTCGTCGGCCAGGCGGACGAACACCGGCAGCTTCGTGTCGCGGATGTTGGAGAGCTTCCCGGCTTCGACGAGCCTCGTGTACTTCAGGAACGACCGCTCGTCGGCGTCGAAGTAGCAGTAGATCGGGTCCAGGGAGACGATGGTCGTCAGCAGCGTGGCCTGGTCGGTCCCGCCGCTGATGAGGTTGCCGACTGTCGCCAGCCGACGGCTGATCCGTCCCCCCACCGGCGCCCGGACTTCCGTGTAGCCCAGGTTCAACCGGGCCGTCTCCAGCTTGGCCTCGGCGGCCTGGACGTCGGCGGCCGCCGTGACGACGGCCGATTTCGCCAACTCCACGCGGGCCTTCTTGACGTCGCGATCGGCGACCGCCTGCTTGGAGTCGGTGTCGCGGATGTCCAGCTCCTCCTGCGAGGCCGCGTTCTGGACCACAAGCCGACGGGCCCTATTTAGAAGCAATGCGGCCAGCTCGCGGCGGGATTCGGCCGAGACGACCTCGGCCTCCGCCTGCATGAGCTGCGCGGCGGCTTCCTGAGCGCTGGCCTTCGCCCGGGCGAGGTCCGCCTCGGCCTGTGCCACGGCCAGCCGGAACGGCCGCTGGTCGAGGATGCCGAGCAAGTCCCCCTGGCGGACGATCTGGCCCTCGATGAAATGCGTCGATTCCAGGTGTCCTCCCACCCGCGCCCGGACTCCGACCTCCTCGATCGGCGCGAGACGCCCGACGTACTCGTCCCATTCCACGATGGGCGCCCGGACGGGAGTCGTCGCGACGACCTTGGGAGTGGGAGGCGCGGGCGGCGCCGGCTGGCGGCAGCCGACCATCGGCAGCGTGAGGAGCCACGCCGCCGCGGCCCCGACGAAGAACCGACGCTTGACGATGGACGCATTCATAGGGTCGCCTCGACTTGCCTGACGAGCCGGGATCGCCGGCACCCAATGGGTTTGTGTATATACAACTTGCGTCGTCCGCGGCATCGCTCGACGCGAACCGCGGACCGGTCAGGACTTCTCGACTCCGCGAAGGCGGAGTTGCTCGACCGTTTTGTAGACCTCACGGGCCAATGACTCGCCGAGGACCTGTTGCACTTCCGTCTGGGCTTCGTCCCAGGCGGGCTTGGCCTTGGAGAGCAAGGCGAGGCCGGCGTCGGTGATGCTCAGCCGTCGGCCACGACCGGGGCCCGGCGTCGACTCGATCCACCCCTGGGCGACCAGCCGTTCGAGATCCCGGCTGAGAGTCGACTTGTCCAGGTGCATGATGCGACAGACGTCGGTCGGCGCCAGCGGTCCGCGAGCGGCCACGACCGTGAGGATGCCGAACTGGCTGGAGCGAACCCCGATCGGCCGCAGGCGGGCGTCGAGGATCCCGCTGACGACGCGGTTCAGGATCCGGATACGCCCGGCAAGGCATTCTTCCGAGATCTGACGTTCGACGTTCGCCGCCATCGCTTGATCCTCCCTCTGCTAGTGTATTGTATATGCAACTCGGCGGGAGTCAAGCAACAGCCGAGGCCTCAGCGGAACATCTGTCCGCGGCCCGGGGGCTCGAAGGCGTTGCGGTAGTGCTCGATGACGGGCTCGCCCCGGTCGTCGGGCCAGAGGATAGTGACCACGTCGAACCGGCAGGGGTGTTCGAGCAGGCCGTGGCGCTTGAGGAAGTGGAGCGCGGCGAGGGTCAGCCGGCGTTGCTTTTCCGGCGTGACGGCCTCGGCAGGGTCGCCGCGACGGCGGGATTTGACCTCGACGAAGACGAGGACGTCCCCTTCGCGGGCGATGAGGTCGATCTCGCCGCAGAAGACCCGGTA of Paludisphaera rhizosphaerae contains these proteins:
- a CDS encoding efflux RND transporter periplasmic adaptor subunit; the encoded protein is MNASIVKRRFFVGAAAAWLLTLPMVGCRQPAPPAPPTPKVVATTPVRAPIVEWDEYVGRLAPIEEVGVRARVGGHLESTHFIEGQIVRQGDLLGILDQRPFRLAVAQAEADLARAKASAQEAAAQLMQAEAEVVSAESRRELAALLLNRARRLVVQNAASQEELDIRDTDSKQAVADRDVKKARVELAKSAVVTAAADVQAAEAKLETARLNLGYTEVRAPVGGRISRRLATVGNLISGGTDQATLLTTIVSLDPIYCYFDADERSFLKYTRLVEAGKLSNIRDTKLPVFVRLADETNGYPHQGSLDFLDNRMDRGTATMRGRAILPNPDLTLTPGLFARVRIPGSGRYDAVLVPDSAVGSDQSEKYVMVVGEGSKIERRKVEVGRKARGLRIVREGLQGDESIVLRGLQRVRPGVVVEATREETVALDDGLPDEVRPLSQDRRPPSYTHLQTGRADAASGRVADLGLREPAAPSAGGMP
- a CDS encoding MarR family winged helix-turn-helix transcriptional regulator gives rise to the protein MAANVERQISEECLAGRIRILNRVVSGILDARLRPIGVRSSQFGILTVVAARGPLAPTDVCRIMHLDKSTLSRDLERLVAQGWIESTPGPGRGRRLSITDAGLALLSKAKPAWDEAQTEVQQVLGESLAREVYKTVEQLRLRGVEKS
- a CDS encoding YraN family protein translates to MTPILRALLNRVFGDRGERAAAAFLRRRGLRILRRNYRVFCGEIDLIAREGDVLVFVEVKSRRRGDPAEAVTPEKQRRLTLAALHFLKRHGLLEHPCRFDVVTILWPDDRGEPVIEHYRNAFEPPGRGQMFR